A genomic segment from Ptychodera flava strain L36383 chromosome 19, AS_Pfla_20210202, whole genome shotgun sequence encodes:
- the LOC139119090 gene encoding signal peptidase complex subunit 2-like codes for MSANKKDGVLSKWSLDGAPIKIDKWDGSAVKNALDDAAKKVLCEGYGYKENHNLMDIRLFICTVSCMCAIIALIYDYLHPFPDSRPVLIACVVSYFILMGVITAYTSLKEKNIFMVAHKKDPCGVDPDDVYEFSSTLKRFDDLYTLTLVFTDGKSSDRRQAQIQKSVATWFDENGLLLADKFEPEVRALHDGISGEKKDK; via the exons ATGTCCGCCAACAAGAAAGACGGCGTGCTGAGCAAG TGGTCTCTAGATGGGGCTCCAATAAAGATTGATAAGTGGGATGGATCTGCGGTGAAAAATGCATTGGACGACGCAGCCAAGAAG GTACTGTGTGAAGGCTATGGATACAAAGAGAACCACAACTTGATGGACATCCGTCTGTTTATTTGTACGGTGTCCTGCATGTGTGCTATTATTGCCTTAATCTATGACTATCTGCATCCGTTTCCAGACTCACGCCCTGTTCTCATTGCCTGTGTTGTGTC ATATTTCATTCTGATGGGTGTCATCACTGCCTACACATCTCTCAAggaaaagaatattttcatgGTAGCACACAAGAAAGACCCATGTGGAGTTGATCCCGATGATGTGTATGAATTCTCTTCCACTCTAAAAAG ATTTGATGACCTTTATACGTTAACATTGGTCTTCACCGATGGGAAGTCATCAGACAGACGACAAGCACAGATACAGAAGTCTGTAGCCACGTGGTTTGACGAAAATGGGTTGCTGTTAGCCGACAAATTTGAACCTGAAGTGAGAGCACTGCATGACGGCATTTCTGGAGAAAAGAAAGACAAATAA